tctttgttcatgacaatcgtttattatccatgctataattgtattgattggaaatacagtgcatgtgtggatacatagacaaaacactgtccctagtaagcctctagttgactagctcgtcgatcaaagatggtcaaggtttcctagccataggcaagtgttgttacttgataacgggatcacatcattaggagaatcatgtgatggactagacccaaactaatagacgtagcatgttgatcgtgtcattttgttgctactgttttctgcgtgtcaagtatttgttcctatgaccatgagatcatataactcactgacactggaggaatactttgtgtgtatcaaacgtcgcaacgtaactggatgactataaagatgctctacaggtatctccaaaggtgttcgttgagttagtatggatcgagactgggattcgtcactccgtgtgacggagaggtatctcggggcccactcggtaatacaacatcacacacaagccttgcaagcaatgtgacttagtgtaagttgcgggatcttgtattacggaacgagtaaagagacttgccggtaaacgagattgaaataggtatgcggatactgacgaccgaatctcgggcaagtaacataccgaaggacaaagggaatgacatacgggattatatgaatccttggcactgaggttcaaacgataagatcttcgtagaatatgtaggatccaatatggaaatccaggtcccgctattggatattgaccgaggagtcactcgggtcatgcctacatagttctcgaacccgcagggtctgcacacttaaggttcgacgttgttttatgcgtatttgagttatatggttggttaccgaatgttgtttggagtcccggatgagatcacggacgtcacgagggtttccggaatggtccggaaacgaagattgatatataggatgacctcatttgattaccggaaggttttcggagttaccgggaatgtgccgggaatgacgaatgggtttcgggtgttcaccgaggggggggggaacccaccccggggaagcccataggccttgggggtggcgcaccagcccttcgtgggctggtgggacagcccaagaaggccctatgcgccataggaagaaaatcaaagagaaaagaaaaaaaaggaaaggaggtgggaaaaggggaaggactcctccttccaaacctagttggactcggtttggaaggggagggttgccccccttggctcggccgaaccccttgggggtccttggaccccaaggcaaggctctccctcttccccctatatatactgaggtattagggctgatttgagacaactttgccacggcagcccgaccacatatctccacggtttgttttacctctagatcgcgtttctgcggagcttgggcggagccctgctgagattagatcaccaccaacctccggagcgccgtcacgctgcccgagaactcatctacctctccgtctctcttgctggatcaagaaggccgagatcatcgtcgagctgtacgtgtgctgaacgcggaggtgccgtccgttcggcactagatcgtgtgactgatcgcgggacggttcgcggggcggatcgagggacgtgaggacgttccactacatcaaccgcgtttcttaacgcttctgctgtgcgatctacaagggtacttagatcgaatatcccctctcgtagatggacatcaccatgataggtcttcgtgcgcgtaggaaaatttttgtttaccatgcgacgttccccaacacgacatGGCTGAGGACGAGATCCGCCGGACGGGATTGCGCGTGCACGACCTCCACATTGACGAGATCCGCCGGCTGGAAGGCTTCCATGGTGACGAAGAATGGCGGAGAAGAAGGTCCGGGGCACGAGGTGGGCGGGGCAACGGTTGCGGAGGACAGGGGAGCGGGCAACGGTCGCGCAGAAATTTCCCTCGCAGCAAATCTCGTTGCGGATAAGGGGCGAACTCGGCTCGGCCTCCCACCCGTGAATCTGGAGGTTGAGGGCGAACTTTTGCCGCGTCCGCAAAAAAATTTACAGGCCGAACGCATTTGAGAGATCTGTTCTGACAGCTTTTTCCGCCCCAAATCGTATTTTAACAGTTATTTTGTGCGTCGGGGCATTATATGAGGTCTACTTAAGATGCTCTAAGGCACGCAAAAATACTTGCTTCTCTTCTCTGTGTTGATCTTCTTTTTCTGGGCCGACATGACTCCATCTCTACACCCCTTCCTCTCCCCCTGCCTCGCCCCTGTCTCAGCCTCGGGGCTATGCTGTTGCTCTTCACGCGAAATCGACTGATTGGGATCCTATTTTCAGGCAGCTAGCAAAACTGAAATTAATCATTCCTATACTTGGACCTTGTAGCGGTCACCACCAGCTGGCCAATGTATGGTTGTTTCAAGCCTCGCATATCCGTCTCTATACTGAAAAATATGTTGGACAATAGGTTTCCTTAATGTATTAATATGTTGTTCACATTTAGTTTAGTTTAGAACCCATGCTGTGGGTCTGCTAATTGATGATCACGCTGTGGGTCTGGGATGTTTCCATGGTAGCATGCTGGAGCATGATGAATCCCAACAAACATTCAGAACGCATGCACAGCCGGTTGTTGTACCGGATATTGTTATGCCAAACCAATTCTTCCCGTTTAAGCTAAGGCCCTTCTTCTGTCTGGTCAGTGTAAAGCAACTGGGATTTGCGATAAGGGTAGAAGCATATGCACAAATAATACTCCCTTTAATACCATATTAATTATTGATGTTTCAATACAACTTTGATACTAAGAGCGAACGCATATGCATAATATAATGCTCCCTTCGGTACATATTAACTATCGTTGTTTTAATATAAATGAGATACAATTAATATGGATAGGACGGAGTACCTTTTTTTTACAGATAGCACAATATAaatgattatttaatattaagttTAGAGTAATTTTGCCAGCTTGATATAGCGATTGAACGAATTTCCTTTCTATAAAAAAACTAAATGTGTTTTGTTTAGACACTAGAAGCCTTTTATACCAGTGTGCGGTCTAGCGGAAAAATGAACGTATAGGGAAAATTAAAACACGCCCATGTGCCATGCCATGTCGGCCgtgacatgtgggaccaccttggtaGAACGACTACAAAATTTAGAAAAAGGTAAAACATGGCACATGTTTGTTTAAATGAGGTAAAATAGGATGAATTTTGAATAAATGGGAAACCCAGTAAAAATATGCTAAAAGATGGGGTAAAAAGTAGAATTGACTTTTTCATTGATGAGTTTGTGTGTGCCAATCAAGTACCAAAGGAGTAAGTTGAGAAATGATACATAAGAAAACACTATAATCAAGAAATGTCCCTTAAAGTAGGAAAAACAACAAAAGTTACGTAGATTTTTTTACAAGACAAAAAAATGCAAACAAAGAGGGTAATGTAGAAATTGATAAGAAGCGTTCTCCCCTTTCCTGAGAGGGCCGCATGGTATTTATTGATAGATGTGGCTTATCCCATGACCGAATACATGCCTTGGAATACAAGAGATTATGAGATGGAGAGAAAGAGGTGTAAGTAGACACAATCTATCTCTAGACTAACAAACTCTCCAACTAACAATATGCAAAACCTTAACAACCCGATGCGCCGGTCTTGTAGATCATGAGACATATATGAACAGAAAATGCCATTGACCAAAGCTTTCCACCATCCCATACATGTCCACTacccaaagtgagatgtgaacggATTCTTCAAAAACTCATTCAACAAGAAAAACTACAGTTGTGGGTACCATCATCGTCGACTACAAACGACCATCCCATTTAACATGGTGCCGGATCCGGCTACACCAACAGCCTCCACGGCCGACCCGAATCCGACCAGTTCCAACCTAGTGTAGAGGAAGAGCTCTTCAATGGTGCCTTTAAGGAGGATAAAGTTGCCCTCTAGAGCGATCATCATCGACATTGACCATATCTCATCAACCAAAAAATATCTAATTAAGTATTGCGCCACATATTACATCCCACGATTAACCACTTTTCTCCTTCATATGTTGGTTGGTTTCAACTATTGATAAGTGTTTTGTGTTTGGATTTCGTGTTTTTTTAAACATACACCCAACCCAAGTACATGAGTTTTATTCAAACTATACCAGAGCAGTCTCCATATACAAACTCGGTATGTGTGTGAGTGCCTCCTAAGATTCTCTCCAACTATCAATGTCTCTATAAATTACTGTTCCACACATCTACCCGTGCTTTGCGAAGAGGGTAAACACTGATACCTTAAGTCAAAGATACAACAGTTAACAAGGATTTTTTCTAGGGATAAAGTTAATAAGGTGACGTGGAAGTCCACAAATGAAAATTGAGGTAGTGACATCCAGGGGGCATGGGAGGGGATTTGTAGCACACATGGATGTGGGCATACATCCCTATATTTCTTTTGGCTTTTttttttatatcttttgaacCAAAATTCAAAACTAACTTTCCTTTGCATATCCGTGTTCCTGATGAGAACTTGGTACGAGAAAACGATAAACACTTAAAACTTGGTATCAGCACACAACGAAAACATAGGTTTTGAAACCTAAAACCTTTTGTGGTCCCGTGCGGCATCCAATGACTTTGTGAATCACGAAACAATCGAGCTGCGGATAGGGCTGGACAGATGTGTGCCCTCCCACCTGCCTGCCTCTACAAGTTTAGGACAGCAATAGTGGTTAGAAGAATGTGTACTAGGAATCTAGCATTTTTAGAGATACAATTTGCAACCGATGATGAAAGAACATGTACTCTAAAAATTCAAGAACATGTATTTCTGAGTGAAAATACAATCACAAGTGATGAAAGCAAAACTGCAAAAGATTAGTGCCAACTTCCGAAGAACCAAAGAACCAAGGAGCAAGTTAATCTTCACTAAAGGGTGTGGCTAGGCCTGAGTCAACTAGACTTAAAAGTCTTTAGTAATCAACTGacataatactccctctgtctcaaaataatTGTCTAAACTTTGTACTAGGgttagtataaaattgtactaagtttaaaacatttattttgagacggagggagtatatactaaGATTTAACACGATCTTTTTTGTAAGATCTTATGAATATAGCATCGACTGAGATTTATCATTTCattaaaagcttgttttacacggTGTCACGGTGCTCACTGGCTAGTCGCTACGCACGCCACAAGCAGAGGTTTCTCCTTTCTCGAGAGGAGACGAGCGAAGGAAAAAAAAACAGAGCGGCAAGAGAACCATGTACAGCAAGCAGTGAGGCAGAGGCCAGAGGTAGGCATGGGCGGATCATGGCTAAGCCGCCGCGATCACGGCGGGCGTGGGGAGGGAGGCGATCAGGCGTTGGCGGCGAGCTTGAGGGAGGCCGGCAGCGGGCTCCGCACGGGCGTGCGCGGCGTGGGCGGTGCCCCGAGCCGGCGGCCCTCGGCGTCGTAGTAGATGGCCCCGGAGAACTCGAGCGGCTGGCACCGCTCGCCCATGAGTATCTCCTTCCTCCACACCCCGTCCCCCGCCTCCGCGCCccactcctccgccgccgccggctccTTGCTCCTCTTGGACGAGGACGACGGCGTCGCCGGCCACGACAGCGCCCTCCTGGCCTTGCCCCCGGCCGCCCCGAGGAACGGCACGACGGCGCGCGACGGGCGGCGCACGTGCATCCGCCTCGCCGCCCGCGACAGCCGCCGCGCACACCTGCCCACCAGCTCCGCCACCGCTTGCGCCAGGCTCACTCCCATGGTGGACGGCTAGACCTCCCAGCTCCTctttcctcctcctcgccggctcTTTCCGCTCCGCCGTCGGCTTTGGCTCCTCTCGTCTCGTGGTGCGCCTCGCTCTGCCGTCGATCGTGCGTCGCCGTTCCGCGGGTATTTGTAGAGCCCCGGCGCGCCACGAGCCGGTCGGGGCTCGGGACGGTTCGGCTAGTTATAATGAACTACCACgtactgtacttagctaattaatcATTATGTCAGTCTAGTAAGACTCGCTGATCTGACCATGATTAGATTAGATTAGGTCGCTGGATTTGATTACTAGCTCTTGTCCGCTATATAATTAAGATTAAGATCGTCGGTCGCATTGTAGGTATTTGCGGCTACAAGTCACGTACCACACGTACCAGTGGGCGGACGGCAGAATTACATGTCTATCAGTATCATGGGTGGCCGCACGGCGAGGTCGTACGTACTAGGTGCTGTTGGCAGTTGAATTAAATTAAGCCTAATTGCATGACTTTGCCGGTTTGGAAATTGATGGTCGGAATTGAGAAAGCGATAAGCCTTGCCGATCTCGTTGGCTACTCGGAGGTGATTTGGTGTTGAAGTGTATGCTGTATTACGTCTTGCCTGATCTGATCTCCCATTGTAAATCTGCAGTAAATATCCCTGCTAGTACGCAGCTGAATACGCCATACCCAAAGCGAGTCAACTCTATGTGGAGTCTGTCGAGTCAAATCATGGGGCAAATATACAACTCACTCACGCCCTAGTATTTATTTTCCTATATGCACTACCATGGGTCGCATGCGCATGGATCGATCATGCATGAATGATGCAGCCAAAGATCGCTGAGATGGTGGTATTTCCCGCACGTCATGATCACGTGCCCGCGCACACACGACGCAGGGCAGCCGACCATCACGTACTACGAGGCAGGAGCTCGCGCGTCAACGCGTGTCGGTGCTGCGCGATAAGATCGACCTACCGGCGACGACGATCCCACGTACGGTACGATCTTGCCTGGTTGCATGCCATTGCTATGGATatgatatgatctagtgctacctGTGGAGAGTGTGCCTGTACGCTTCACACTTGGCGACTACCACTTGTCCACATGCGTTGCGCGTGCATCTTCTTCGGGTGACACATAGCCGGGGCGGAAAGCATGTCCCGAGTGGAGCGATCAAGGCTCGATCTGGGTTGCGCTGCGAGTGCGCCACATAGCTGGGGGGCACGAATGCTCGTCGTTTGCTGTCCACTTCCGGCGCCAAAACGGCTGGCTGGCGAGCGAGCTTCGTGATGCTGACGACGTGGTGGGAGAATGGGCGTCTAGCCCACTGACTCATGAGCTTGTCGCAAATTAACTCGTCACCTTTTTTTAGGAGAAACAAACAAACATACATACACTTGTCTCGTTTCGTGTCACGCCCTTCTCGGTCCGGCTGGCTGAAACTAGCCGATGAAGTGCGAGCGTCCTAGTACGTACTACGAGGCACAACAAAAGCCATAGTAAGAGCACCTACAGTCCGACTTGACAAATCCTATCATTTAAATATCCGCGGACGCGTTTATGAACATTGATCGATCAtgctttaaataaaatattttaaattaAAAACCTTGAATTCATATTATTACAAGCAACGCTCGTCCAACTCCGTTGCGTCCATGTCCGACGACCGGCGGCGTCCCTAATAGTGTCGGTCCGGTCGCCGGCGAGGTAAAGTAGGACATAGGACACTAGTCGGTTCACGGGAGTCAAACTCCCGCCGTCCCTAATAGTGTCGGCCCGGTCACCGACGAGGTAGAGTAGGACATAGGACACTAGTCGGTTCACGGGAGTCGAACTCCCGCCGTCCCTAATAGTCTCGGTCCTCGTCGGAGCTCGTGACCAGGACGGTGCCGATAGACGTCAGGTCGATGTGAGATCCTTCATGGGAGGAGATGATGTTGACCACTACGTGGTTGCGGTGCCCGCATCCGTGCATTATACGAGGCGCCAGGGAGTGTGACTCTGCTTCTTCAACATCCACCGCCACCAGGGCCTTCACCGCCTCCCGCGCCCGCTGCCTCGCATGGTGGACACACCACAACATGTTAGCGTCCGAGGACGCCCAAGGTGCGTCCTCGGCGCGTCAACGGAGGAGTTGCGCGCCCGCCACGATGTTTGCAGACGCTAGACGGACCGCATCGCCTCCGGATGCACACATCGGCTGTACCGACAGAATGGATTCCCGGCGTTGCGAGTCGGAGTGCTGTCGGAGGACAGTTGCCTCCCGAGAGCGGCGGAGCGCAAGCCGGACATCCATCTCCTCCTCGGGGCCGTTTGGGATGAGCTCGTGGTCGATGgatctggaggtgaaggactcgaATCCGATGCCAGCCATGCCGGAGAAGGACGAACATCGCCAGAGATGAGCTTGGGCGGAGGATGAGAGTGAAGTGAAGTGTCTATGATTTGGTCCGATGAGCGGATGAGGACGCATATATGTGGAATCGATGCTGACTGGTGTAGGCCAAGCGGGCATGTCCGAGCACGTCCAAACACCTTATGTCCACTCTATATCTAAACTGGATATGAAGGATGCCAGTTAATCCGCACGTTTGAGCCCGATTTGAATGGTTCGATTGGATCAAAATTTCATAACTAGTAATAACTGGACGTGGACATCTGAGAGGTAAGAGTAGTCCGAGTGTAGATGTAGATGCTCTTCGGCCCGGTTCCACGCGCACGATAGGCCCCGAAACCGAAAGGCGTCGTTGCTTCACCCACAGTGATCGTGCCAGGGGTGGAAACAGGGGGACGAGCAGGGGCCTGACGCCACCTAACGATCGATAAAACCTGAAGTACATATTATATATTTGACTCATATGAGCTAGTACATATGTACTTGCTTCCCCCTATCAGCGGTTATATTAAAATCCTGGCTCCGTCACTGGATCGTGCATCACACTTATGGATGATGATGCACCCtttagctagctagctagataAGC
This genomic stretch from Hordeum vulgare subsp. vulgare chromosome 6H, MorexV3_pseudomolecules_assembly, whole genome shotgun sequence harbors:
- the LOC123401025 gene encoding uncharacterized protein LOC123401025; the encoded protein is MGVSLAQAVAELVGRCARRLSRAARRMHVRRPSRAVVPFLGAAGGKARRALSWPATPSSSSKRSKEPAAAEEWGAEAGDGVWRKEILMGERCQPLEFSGAIYYDAEGRRLGAPPTPRTPVRSPLPASLKLAANA